From Hyalangium minutum:
CCGGCCAACGGGTCGAGGACCAACAACAACAGGCCGACGTACACGGGCACGGCGGAGCCCAACAGCACGGTGACGGTGATTGTGGACGGCACCTCGGTGGGCACGGTGGTGGCGGACGGCTCGGGGAACTGGAGCTTGCCGCAGCCGACGGCGCTGACGGATGCCTCGCACACGGTGAGGGCCACCGCGACGGACGCGGCGGGGAACACCAGCGTGTCGTCGGCGACCCACACGTTCATCGTGGACACCACGGCTCCCACTGCGCCGGTGGTGACGGCCCCGGCCAACGGGTCGAGGACCAACAACAACAGGCCGACGTACACGGGCACGGCGGAGCCCAACAGCACGGTGACGGTGATCGTGGACGGCACCTCGGTGGGCACGGTGGTGGCGGACGGCTCAGGGAACTGGAGCTTGCCGCAGCCGACGGCACTGACGGATGCCTCGCACACGGTGAGCGCCACGGCGACGGACGCAACCGGTAACACCGGCCCGTCGTCGGCGACCCACACGTTCATCGTGGATACGACAGCTCCGGCTGCGCCGGTGGTGACGGCTCCGGCCAACGGGTCGAGGACCAACAACAACAGGCCGACGTACACGGGCACGGCGGAGCCCAACAGCACGGTGACGGTGATTGTGGACGGCACCTCGGTGGGCACGGCGGTGGCGGACGGCTCGGGGAACTGGAGCTTCCCTCAGCCGACGGCGCTGACGGATGCCTCACACACGGTGAGGGCCACGGCGACGGATGCGGCGGGTAACACCAGCGTGTCGTCGGCGACCCACACGTTCATCGTGGACACGACGGCTCCGGCCGCGCCGGTGGTGACGGCTCCGGCCAACGGGACGACCCTCAGCGACAGCACGCCGACGTACACGGGCACGGCGGAGCCCAACAGCACGGTGACGGTGATTGTGGACGGCACCCCGGTGGACACGGTGGTGGCGGATGGCTCGGGCAACTGGAGCTTTACGCCCGTGGTTCCGCTGGCGGATGGCCCTCACGCGGTGAAGGCCACGGCGACCGATGCGGTGGGCAATATCAGCCTCGACTCCGCCACCAACACGTTCATGGTCGATACGGGAGGCCCTGCGGCTCCGATTATCACCGCCCCGGCCAACGGTTCGATCACCAATGACAACACGCCGACGTACACGGGCACGGCCGAGGCCAACAGTACGGTCACGGTGATCGTGGATGGCACCTCGGTGGGCACGGCGGTGGCGGATGGCTCGGGGAACTGGAGCTTCACGCAGCCGACGCCGCTGGCGGATGCCTCGCACACGGTGAAGGCCAGGGCGACCGATGCCGTGGGGAACACCGGGCCCGAGTCCACCGCCAACACCTTCACGGTGGACACGGCGGCCCCGGCCGCGCCGATGGTGACGGCTCCGGCCAACGGCTCGACCACCAGCGACAACACGCCGACGTACGCGGGCACGGCCGAGCCCAACAGCACGGTGACGGTGATCGTGGACGGCACCTCGGTGGGCACGGTGGTGGCGGACGGCGCGGGGGCCTGGAGCTTCACGCAGCCGACGCCGCTGACGGATGCCTCGCACACGGTGAAGGCCACGGCGCGGGATGCTGCGGGTAACACCAGCGCGGAGTCCGCCGCCAACACCTTCACGGTGGACACCACGGCTCCGGCCGTGCCGGTGGTGAGCACCCCGGCCAACGGCTCGACCCTCAGCGACAATACGCCGACCTATACGGGCACGGCGGAGCCCAACAGCACCGTCACGGTCATCGTGGATGGCACGCCGGTGGGGACCATCCCGGCCGATGGCTCGGGCGCCTGGAGCTTCACGCCGACGGCGGGCCTGACGAATGGCCCGCACACGGTGAAGGCCAGGGCGACCGACGCGGTGGGCAACGTCAGCCCCGAGTCCAACGCCAATACCTTCACGGTGGACACGGACGTGCCCGATGCGCCGGTGGTGCTCACGCCGGCCAACGGCTCGATCACCACCAACAACAGGCCGACCTACAGCGGTACGGCCGAAGCCAACAGCACCGTCACCGTCTACGTGGACGGCACGTCGGTGGGTACCACGACGGCGAATGCGTCGGGGAACTGGAGCCTCGCGCAGGCCACGGCGCTGGCGGATGGCCCGCACGCGGTGAAGGCCACGGCCATGGATCCGGTGGGCAACACCAGCCCGGACTCCGCCACGAACACGTTCACGGTGGACACCACGGCTCCGGCCGCCCCGGTCGTCACGGCTCCGGCGGGCGGCTCGACGATCGCCGACAACACACCGGCCTATACGGGCACGGCCGAGGCAGGCAGCACTGTCACGGTGATCGTGGACGGCACGGCGGTGGGCACCACCATCGCCAGCGCCACTGGCGCCTGGAGCCTCACGCAGGCCACGGCGCTGGCGGATGGCCCGCACACGGTGAAGGCCACAGCCACCGATGCGGCGGGCAATACGGGCCCGGAGTCCGCCACGAACACCTTCACAGTGGACACCACGGCTCCGGCGGCTCCGGTCGTCACGGCTCCGGTGGATGGCTCGACGATCGCCGATAACACGCCGGCCTATACGGGCACGGCGGAGCCCAACAGCACCGTCACGGTCATCGTGGATGGCACGCCGGTGGGGACCATCCCGGCCGATGGCTCGGGCGCCTGGAGCTTCACTCCGACGGTGGGCCTGCCGAACGGACTCCATACGGTGAAGGCCACGGCGACGGACGCGGTGGGCAACGTCAGCGCCGAATCCGCCACCCACTCCTTCACGGTGGACGCCACGATTCCCCCCGCGCCCGTGGTCCTCACCCCGGCGAACGGCTCGGTGACGAACAACACCACGCCGGTCATCTCCGGCACCTCCGAGGCCAACGCCACGGTGACGATCTACCTGGGCGCGCAGCAGCTGGGCACCACGACGGCGGATGCCTCGGGCAACTGGACCCTCACGGTTCCCACGCCGCTGGCCGAGGGTCCGTACGACGTCAGCGCCACGGCCACCAACGTCCTGGGCAACACCAGCGAGCGCTCCAACACGAACCGCTTCACCATCGACACCACGCCGCCCGAGGCGCCGGTGATCACCACCCCGGTGAATAACGCGGTGCTGGGCAACAAGCGGCCGGTCATCTCCGGCACCGCCGAGGCCAACAGCACGGTGACGGTGACGCTCGATGGCACGGTGCTGGGCACTGCCACCACGAGCGCCACGGGGAGCTGGAGCCTCACGCCCGCAGCGGATCTGGCCGAGGGCCAGCACACGGCGGTGGCCACCGCCACGGACGTCGCGGGCAACACCAGCAGCCCGTCCAACGCGGTGAGCTTCACCATCGACACGACGCCGCCGGATACCACCATCGTCTCCGGCCCCGAGAGCGAGACCCAGAACCGGGACGCCACGTTCGACTTCAGCTCCAACGAGTCGGGCGTGACGTACGAGTGCAGCATCGATGGGGCTGCCTTCACGGCGTGCTCGGACCCGGTCACCTTCGAGGACGTGGCCGAGGGTCCGCACACCCTCGAGGTGCGCGCGAAGGACTCGGTGGGCAACGTGGATCCGACTCCGGCCACGGCCAGCTGGACGTACACCCCGCCGCCGTCCGACTGGGCGCTGCTGGGCAACGGCGTGGGCTGCGCCTCCACGGGCAGCAACCCCTCGTCGCTGGCGATGATGGCTCTGGGGGTGCTGTCGGTGGTGCTACTCCGGAAGCGTCGGCAGTAAGCCGCCTCACCGGAGCCAGGGGCCAAGGGGGCCGCCCAGCGTCTAGAAGGACCTGACGCCTGGACGGCCCCTTCGCGT
This genomic window contains:
- a CDS encoding Ig-like domain-containing protein, which gives rise to PANGSRTNNNRPTYTGTAEPNSTVTVIVDGTSVGTVVADGSGNWSLPQPTALTDASHTVRATATDAAGNTSVSSATHTFIVDTTAPTAPVVTAPANGSRTNNNRPTYTGTAEPNSTVTVIVDGTSVGTVVADGSGNWSLPQPTALTDASHTVSATATDATGNTGPSSATHTFIVDTTAPAAPVVTAPANGSRTNNNRPTYTGTAEPNSTVTVIVDGTSVGTAVADGSGNWSFPQPTALTDASHTVRATATDAAGNTSVSSATHTFIVDTTAPAAPVVTAPANGTTLSDSTPTYTGTAEPNSTVTVIVDGTPVDTVVADGSGNWSFTPVVPLADGPHAVKATATDAVGNISLDSATNTFMVDTGGPAAPIITAPANGSITNDNTPTYTGTAEANSTVTVIVDGTSVGTAVADGSGNWSFTQPTPLADASHTVKARATDAVGNTGPESTANTFTVDTAAPAAPMVTAPANGSTTSDNTPTYAGTAEPNSTVTVIVDGTSVGTVVADGAGAWSFTQPTPLTDASHTVKATARDAAGNTSAESAANTFTVDTTAPAVPVVSTPANGSTLSDNTPTYTGTAEPNSTVTVIVDGTPVGTIPADGSGAWSFTPTAGLTNGPHTVKARATDAVGNVSPESNANTFTVDTDVPDAPVVLTPANGSITTNNRPTYSGTAEANSTVTVYVDGTSVGTTTANASGNWSLAQATALADGPHAVKATAMDPVGNTSPDSATNTFTVDTTAPAAPVVTAPAGGSTIADNTPAYTGTAEAGSTVTVIVDGTAVGTTIASATGAWSLTQATALADGPHTVKATATDAAGNTGPESATNTFTVDTTAPAAPVVTAPVDGSTIADNTPAYTGTAEPNSTVTVIVDGTPVGTIPADGSGAWSFTPTVGLPNGLHTVKATATDAVGNVSAESATHSFTVDATIPPAPVVLTPANGSVTNNTTPVISGTSEANATVTIYLGAQQLGTTTADASGNWTLTVPTPLAEGPYDVSATATNVLGNTSERSNTNRFTIDTTPPEAPVITTPVNNAVLGNKRPVISGTAEANSTVTVTLDGTVLGTATTSATGSWSLTPAADLAEGQHTAVATATDVAGNTSSPSNAVSFTIDTTPPDTTIVSGPESETQNRDATFDFSSNESGVTYECSIDGAAFTACSDPVTFEDVAEGPHTLEVRAKDSVGNVDPTPATASWTYTPPPSDWALLGNGVGCASTGSNPSSLAMMALGVLSVVLLRKRRQ